TGCCCTGGGTGCGGACATAATCGACAGCGCGGCTGAGATAGACGGTGTTCCACAGGATAATGGCGTTGACGACGAGGTTAAGACCTGACGCCCGATAGGCCATGGTTTCCGCCACGCGGTTGCGCAGCTCGCCAAGCTGGTGGAGGAAGACCGCCCTGGCAAGGGCGTGACGGCTTTCACCCTTGTTGAGGATGGCATGCGACCTGCGCCGGAGCTTGGTGTCGAGCAACCAGTCGCAGATGAAGATCGAGCGTTCAATTCGGCCCATTTCGCGTAGCGCCTGATTGAGCCGATTTTGTCGAGGCGATGCGGCAAGCTTCTTGAGGATGACGGACGGCGGCACGAGGCCTGCGCCAATCGATGCCTTCAGCCGCAAAACCTCATCCCAGTGCTGCTCGATGACATCCATGTTGACGGCTCCCGAGATCAGCGCCCCGAGCGGCTCGTACGCCGGGTCGGGATCGATGACGAAGAGCCTGCGATTGCCGAGATTGCGGATACGAGGAATGAGCCTGTAGCCGAAGCCATGGAACATAGCGAATGTGGTTTCGGTCGCGCCGGCGGTATCGGTTGCATGCTCATGGATTTCGACGGAGCTTTCGTTGTGAAGGAGGCCGTCGAGCACGTAGGGCGCTTCGCTCTCGGACGCCTGGATCATCCGGGAGAAGAAGGAGGCGAAACGATTGGAAAGAAAGCCATAGATCGAGGCACCTGGCCGTTTGCCGTATTTTGCATTGTATTCGAGGCTGGCTTCACCGCGCCCGCCGGCCGGAAAGAACTGCCCGTCCGAGGAGGAGATATGACCGTCGCCCCAGACTGCGGCGAAGGGATGAGCCTGCTGCGCATCGACCAGCACGGCGGTCGCCGTGGCATAGGTTTCCGAGCGCAGATGCCTATCTACCATCAGCATCATCTGGTGGATCGTGACGCCGCGTGAGCTTTCCGCCATGCGTTCAGCACCGGCGTTGGTGGCGTCGGCAAGGATAGCGGCCATCAGCGCCGGCTCGTCGTTCGCCGTCTCGCCGGTGCGATAGTGTGTGAAGCTGTCAAGGAACCTGGTCCAGCTGTGGACCTCGGCAAGCAGGCTGGTGATCCTGATCCGGGGAACGAGGATGTAAAGACGCCGGCTGAGCGCGACGATCCCGTCACGCTCCTCCTCGCGGATCGGGGAGACCGACAAACCCTTGTCGGAAATAGCCGCATGCGGAATGGCGTTGGCGGCCGCCGCCCTTGCCAGCTTTTTGAGTTTCGCGTCGAGCGTGGCGGTGCGTTCGGCTCGCCATTCGGCAAAGCTGTCAGGAATGGCAAGCCCGAGCCGGCCTTCGGCGCGCATGAGGGCAAAGATCGGTCGAGGCAGAAGATAATCCTCGAAACTGCGCCATGCTCGGCTGCCCTCAACCCATATGTCGCCGGCCCGCAGGCGCTCCCGCAGATGAACGAGCACCGCCACTTCCCAGGCACGCAGGTCGATGGTGACACCGTCCGAGCGCACACGCCGCCGCCACTTGCGGGTCATGAACGCGAACGGCACCTGCGCGGGTAGTTTCCTGCCATTGTAGAGCGCACGCAGATGATCCACTGCCTTCAAAACCGGATCATCGGGACGAAACGACCGGAAAGAGAACGCGCCGAACATGAGCCTGCCCAGCTTTCGCAGCGATTTGTGCCGCTCTATGAGCTCATCGAATTCGTCGCTGCGATCGGGGCGCACGACGGACCTGGCTGCCGCCATGCTGGCGGTCAATCCGTCCCAGCCGAGTGAGACTGCAATTGCGGATGCGAGATCGGTGTTGCTCTCACGGGCGGCCAGAAGCGCCTCGCCAAGCTTGAGATGATCGAGCGCCACCCCATCAAGAATCTCGGCTTCTTGCAGCCGGCGTTCTGTGCGGCTCAGTTCAGCCTTGCGACGGGTGCTGCCGATCAGTTTGCAGAACATGTCGATCACAAGGTCGGTGATTGCCGCCTGCCTCTCGATGACGAACGCCGCCAGCGTGGCGTAGCGGCGCTCGGATGTCAGGCGTCGTATCTCACGGGCATGCAGAATGCGAGCGTCCCGGGCGATGATGCCATAGCGGTTGGCATGGATCGTTTTACGTCGCTCATCGGAAATCGCCGCCCAACGCAGAACCTCAAGCCGGGCAATCAGGCCCTTGAGGTTTTTCAGTTTCGTCCCCTCCGGCGCTTCCGCAATCCAGCCGAGATGGCTCCGATCGCCGGACCGATCGATGAGAAGCTGATCAAGCGCCTCGATGGACGGTTGCTCCATGCCCCGGATCAAGCCGCGATAAGCCTGTCGTCGCGCCGCCGCCCGGCCCGCCATCGCCAGACGTATCAGCAGTTCCGGCACAGGAATGAGCAGCTTCCTCTCCTTCAGGGCTTCGATCACGGCCTTGGTGATCGGCTCGCCTTGTTCGGTCGCGGCTGCCTCGCGTGCCGCCGCGGTGATCAGGGATCGATAATCGCTCGCCCGGACGGGCCGGAGATCCAGTGCGACGACAATCTCCCGCGTATGTTCTCGACGGGTTTCCTCCCGCTGGGCATAGAGCGCGAACACCGCAGCGTCGATGTCCAGCTGGTCGGCGACAACGGAGACGACTGCCTGAGGCGCAACTTCCCCAGCGCGGAGCGGACGACCGAGATCACGCACCAGGGCGAGTTGGATGGCAAAACCCAGACGATTATGCGATCGGCGATGCGCCTTGGCGAAAGCGATGTCCTCAGCGGACAGCGCATAGCGCGCGAGGGCCTCTTCATAAACATCGGGTGGGTCGAACAGAACGGTGCGCGACTGCGCGTCGAGGAAGGCCATCGGTCACACCCGCTCTCAAACTGGGGGAGCAGGCTCATCTTCTTTGCCCGGTCCGGTCCATCCGGCTCGCCGCAATGTGTCGATGAGAGTCGAGCGCGGCACCTTGAATGTCCGACACACCGACGCCTTGCTGGCGCCGGCTTCCAGCGCCGCCAGAATCTGCTCAACCTTTTCGGTGTCGATCGTCGGTGGCCTGCCGCCCTTGCGACCGCGCCGGCGTGCCGCCGCCAGTCCAGCGTTGACCCGCTCCGTGATCAGCACTCTCTCGTATTCGGCGAGCGTGCCAAACAGGTTGAACAGGAATGCACCGTGCGAATTCGTCGTGTCTATAGCTTCCGTCAAAGAGCGGAAGGCGACCCCGCGCATCTTCAGATCCTCAACGATCCGGATCAGGTGGGAGAGTGATCGGCCCAGACGGTCGAGCTTCCAAACGACCAACACGTCGCCCTCGCACAATTCTGCAAGGCAAGCCTTCAGCCCCGGCCGATCGTCGCGCGCGCCCGAAGCGCGATCCTGATGCAGGTGACGCTGATCGACCCCGGCGGCGAGCAGGGCGTCGCGCTGCAAGGCAACCGACTGCCGCTCATCACCGCTCGATACCCGCATGTAACCGATCAACATGCACGACAAACCTCAAGTTCCGAGTTGCCGCACAGTCTCACATTCCGACAGGGTTTGTCGCGCAAATAATTGCCCAGTCACCCCGTCGATTTCGACCCGCCGAACCGCTACGCGGAAATCATCTGTTTTCCGTCACGCCAAAAATCTCTTAGCGGGTAATATTGCAGAGATTCCCACGGAGCCCCTCCAAGGCGCTGCGACTGTTCCTCGACACGATCGTTGCCTTGCAGGCCGCCAATGATGCCGATGAAGATGCGATCGAGACGGTAAACCGGCAAGTCGGCTGGCATCGGCTGCTGCAGATCAAGCCCGGTCTCGAGGCGATGGTGGAGAGCGCCAACGCTTCGCCGCTGGTGCTGGCGGCCGAGCAACATGGAAACATCCGCAAGTTTGCCGGCGCTTTCCTTCAGGCATTCACGTTCCGCTCGCGCCGCCGGCACGATCCGCTGCTTGCGGCGGTCGCGACCCTGAAAATGCTTTATGTGGAGGGACGCCGTGTTCTGCCGGATCATGTGCCGGTCGGCCATCTGGGTGCGAACGAAAGGAAACTGGTCTTCGAGGATGGCAAGCCGGATCGGCGGCTTTATGAAATCGCCACCTTCGCTCATTTACGGGACCGGCTGCATTCGCGCGATGTGTGGGTCGAGGGCAGCCGGTCATTCCGGCCGATAGACGAAGATCTCATGCCGAAGCCAACCTTTGTCGCCCTGAGGGGGCAAGATCAGCTTGGCCTCGGTGTCCAGACCGACTGCGCTGCCTGGCTCGCGGACGTCCGGGAGATGATGGACGTCAACCTCAAACGGCTGGCCTGGCGCGCCCGTTTCGGCAAGCTCGATGGCGTCAGGATGGAAAACGGCACGCTGATCGTGACGCCGCATACCAGCGATATTCCCGCCGCGGCGGAAGCCATCAATGCCGAAATCACGGAGATGTATCCTCTGGTCGAGGTGCCCGATCTCCTGCGGGAAGTGCATGAGTGGACCGGGTTTGCCGACCAGTTCACCCATGTCCGGACGGGAGATGCGCCGCAAAACATCGCCGCCATGCTGGCCGGCGTGCTTGCCGACGGCACGAATCTCGGCCCGAAACGCATGGCCGGGGCGTCGAAGGGGATCAGCGCCCACCAGATCGGCTGGATGCGCAGCTTCCATGCCCGCTCCGAAACCTATCGGGCCGCGCAGGCCTGCGTCACTGATGCCCATACCCGCCATCCGCATGCGCAAATCTGGGGCGACGGAACGACAGCCTCATCCGATGGGCAATTCTTCCGCGCCAGTGACCGGGCCGCAGGGCGCAGCGACATCAACCTGCATTATGGCAGCGAGCCGGGCTCGAAGTTCTACAGCGGGCTTTCCGACCAATACGGCTATTACAGCATCCTGCCGATCAGCCCGACCGAAAGCGAGGCCGTCTATGTGCTCGACG
This genomic window from Roseateles sp. XES5 contains:
- a CDS encoding Tn3 family transposase encodes the protein MAFLDAQSRTVLFDPPDVYEEALARYALSAEDIAFAKAHRRSHNRLGFAIQLALVRDLGRPLRAGEVAPQAVVSVVADQLDIDAAVFALYAQREETRREHTREIVVALDLRPVRASDYRSLITAAAREAAATEQGEPITKAVIEALKERKLLIPVPELLIRLAMAGRAAARRQAYRGLIRGMEQPSIEALDQLLIDRSGDRSHLGWIAEAPEGTKLKNLKGLIARLEVLRWAAISDERRKTIHANRYGIIARDARILHAREIRRLTSERRYATLAAFVIERQAAITDLVIDMFCKLIGSTRRKAELSRTERRLQEAEILDGVALDHLKLGEALLAARESNTDLASAIAVSLGWDGLTASMAAARSVVRPDRSDEFDELIERHKSLRKLGRLMFGAFSFRSFRPDDPVLKAVDHLRALYNGRKLPAQVPFAFMTRKWRRRVRSDGVTIDLRAWEVAVLVHLRERLRAGDIWVEGSRAWRSFEDYLLPRPIFALMRAEGRLGLAIPDSFAEWRAERTATLDAKLKKLARAAAANAIPHAAISDKGLSVSPIREEERDGIVALSRRLYILVPRIRITSLLAEVHSWTRFLDSFTHYRTGETANDEPALMAAILADATNAGAERMAESSRGVTIHQMMLMVDRHLRSETYATATAVLVDAQQAHPFAAVWGDGHISSSDGQFFPAGGRGEASLEYNAKYGKRPGASIYGFLSNRFASFFSRMIQASESEAPYVLDGLLHNESSVEIHEHATDTAGATETTFAMFHGFGYRLIPRIRNLGNRRLFVIDPDPAYEPLGALISGAVNMDVIEQHWDEVLRLKASIGAGLVPPSVILKKLAASPRQNRLNQALREMGRIERSIFICDWLLDTKLRRRSHAILNKGESRHALARAVFLHQLGELRNRVAETMAYRASGLNLVVNAIILWNTVYLSRAVDYVRTQGIDIPAELLSQVAPLPWAHIALTGDYLWNEIDRPLERFRPIRANRFNPNNFAFP
- a CDS encoding recombinase family protein, encoding MLIGYMRVSSGDERQSVALQRDALLAAGVDQRHLHQDRASGARDDRPGLKACLAELCEGDVLVVWKLDRLGRSLSHLIRIVEDLKMRGVAFRSLTEAIDTTNSHGAFLFNLFGTLAEYERVLITERVNAGLAAARRRGRKGGRPPTIDTEKVEQILAALEAGASKASVCRTFKVPRSTLIDTLRRAGWTGPGKEDEPAPPV